Proteins from a genomic interval of Trifolium pratense cultivar HEN17-A07 linkage group LG6, ARS_RC_1.1, whole genome shotgun sequence:
- the LOC123891318 gene encoding CRIB domain-containing protein RIC7-like, which translates to MSSDNKMKGLLKGLRILSQIFDEKEQEIEIGNPTDVKHVAHIGWDGPTENNNPSWMNEFKSTSERSSGPLNMNGDNHSKELDDWASCDSMERSSKSMNDPDDTHELPLPKSSKQKSHSGNMRESHAKEKSDKPRQPKKHSKHSTPNDSFNESKHKTTEQPIQKDTNSLQIQGNTNDNLPPRVQSDNPKTTHSKKTKDVQGVSGSSKSRSKAQVKESNSNEVTHSRSSSKSKESNSNEGTHSRSSSKSKESNSNEGAHSRHSSKSKDPNSNDGSHARTSSKSKDSNSKEGPHSRSSTKSKDSNSNEGDLSRPNSKPRNKHRLSEEGGQLKERIQ; encoded by the exons ATGTCCAGTGACAATAAGATGAAGGGTCTCCTTAAAGGTCTGAGAATCCTTTCTCAGATATTTG ATGAAAAAGAACAAGAAATTGAGATTGGTAATCCCACGGATGTAAAGCATGTGGCACATATTGGATGGGATGGTCCTACTGAAAATAATAATCCCAGCTGG ATGAACGAGTTTAAATCTACCTCAGAACGATCATCAGGACCTTTAAATATGAATGGAGACAATCATTCTAAAGAACTTGATGATTGGGCCTCCTGTG ATTCAATGGAAAGAAGTTCAAAGTCGATGAATGATCCAGATGATACACATGAGTTGCCCTTACCTAAATCATCTAAGCAAAAATCTCATTCAGGAAACATGAGAGAGTCACATGCAAAGGAAAAATCAGACAAACCAAGGCAACCAAAAAAGCATTCCAAACATTCAACACCAAATGATTCATTCAATGAATCCAAACACAAAACAACAGAACAACCTATACAAAAAGATACAAACTCCCTCCAAATCCAAGGGAATACTAATGATAATTTACCACCTAGGGTCCAATCAGACAATCCTAAAACGACTCAttctaagaaaacaaaagatgTTCAAGGTGTTAGTGGATCATCTAAATCAAGATCAAAAGCACAAGTTAAGGAATCTAATTCCAATGAAGTTACACATTCTAGATCCAGTTCCAAATCCAAGGAATCTAATTCTAATGAAGGTACACATTCTAGATCAAGTTCCAAATCTAAAGAGTCCAATTCTAATGAAGGGGCACATTCTAGACATAGTTCCAAATCTAAGGACCCAAACTCGAACGATGGATCTCATGCAAGAACGAGTTCTAAATCTAAAGACTCGAACTCCAAAGAAGGACCTCATTCTAGGTCAAGTACCAAATCTAAGGACTCGAACTCGAATGAAGGAGATCTTTCTAGACCAAATTCCAAACCTAGGAATAAACATAGACTCAGTGAAGAAGGTGGACAACTTAAAGAGAGGATCCAATGA